One window of the Glycocaulis alkaliphilus genome contains the following:
- a CDS encoding ABC-F family ATP-binding cassette domain-containing protein encodes MLTISNLDYRIGARSLFENASAQISGGWKVGLVGRNGTGKSTLLKLIREEIVQPSPDTSIRLNKGARLGWVAQEVEPSDETILEVVLATDTERHALMQEAETAQDPDRISEIHMRLADIDAWSAESRAAEVLMGLGFTDADLYRATREFSGGWRMRAAIAGVLFSEPDLLLLDEPTNYLDLEGAAWLETYLKKYPHTVLLVSHDREMLNRCVTHTMALEHKQLSISPGGYDAWLKLRAARTALLESQRAKQEADRAHLQSFIDRFGAKASKASQAQSRVKMLQRMQEITVPLEERTVPFSFPTSTDKLAAPLLQLRGASVGYGEDAVILSGVDLRLDPDDRIAIVGANGQGKTTLVKSIAQRLPLIAGERTAPRALRIGYFSQDQMDELRPGETVLDHVRDALPEGTPPARQRAVAAAMGFAHEKVGTNIEKLSGGEKVRLLLGLMAMEKPHILILDEPTSHLDIDSREALIYALNDYNGAVILITHDVYLAEGTADQLWLVKNGRATRYDGDLNDYRKLVLQADRANAA; translated from the coding sequence ATGCTTACGATCTCAAACCTTGATTACCGTATCGGCGCGCGCTCCCTGTTCGAGAATGCGTCCGCGCAGATTTCCGGCGGCTGGAAGGTCGGCCTGGTCGGCCGCAATGGCACCGGCAAATCCACGCTTCTCAAACTGATCCGCGAAGAGATCGTTCAGCCTTCACCGGACACCTCCATCCGCCTGAACAAGGGCGCGAGGCTCGGCTGGGTGGCGCAGGAGGTGGAACCCTCCGACGAGACAATCCTTGAGGTGGTGCTGGCCACCGATACCGAGCGCCATGCCCTGATGCAGGAGGCCGAGACCGCGCAGGACCCGGACCGCATTTCCGAGATTCACATGCGTCTGGCCGATATTGACGCGTGGTCGGCAGAGTCCCGCGCCGCTGAAGTGCTGATGGGGCTAGGCTTCACCGATGCCGATCTCTACCGGGCGACGCGCGAGTTTTCCGGCGGCTGGCGCATGCGCGCCGCCATTGCCGGCGTCCTGTTCTCCGAGCCGGACCTTCTCTTGCTGGACGAGCCGACCAACTATCTGGATCTGGAAGGCGCGGCGTGGCTCGAAACCTATCTGAAGAAGTACCCCCATACCGTGCTGCTGGTCTCGCACGACCGGGAAATGCTCAATCGCTGCGTCACCCACACCATGGCGCTGGAGCACAAGCAGCTTTCCATCTCGCCGGGCGGGTATGATGCCTGGCTGAAACTGCGCGCCGCCAGAACCGCCCTGCTGGAAAGCCAGCGCGCCAAGCAGGAGGCCGACCGCGCCCATCTGCAATCCTTCATCGACCGCTTCGGTGCCAAGGCGTCCAAGGCCAGCCAGGCGCAGTCGCGCGTGAAAATGCTGCAGAGAATGCAGGAGATCACGGTGCCGCTTGAAGAGCGCACCGTCCCCTTCTCCTTTCCCACCTCCACCGACAAGCTTGCCGCGCCCCTGCTGCAGCTGCGTGGCGCGTCAGTCGGCTATGGCGAGGATGCCGTGATCCTCTCTGGCGTAGATCTGCGCCTCGACCCTGATGACCGTATCGCCATCGTGGGCGCCAACGGTCAGGGCAAGACGACGCTGGTCAAATCCATCGCCCAGCGCCTGCCGCTGATCGCGGGCGAGCGGACCGCGCCGCGTGCCTTGCGCATCGGCTATTTCTCGCAAGACCAGATGGACGAGCTGCGCCCCGGCGAAACGGTTCTGGACCATGTCCGTGACGCGCTGCCCGAAGGCACGCCGCCCGCGAGACAGCGCGCCGTCGCCGCCGCCATGGGCTTTGCCCACGAGAAGGTCGGCACCAATATCGAGAAGCTGTCAGGCGGCGAGAAGGTGCGTCTTCTGCTGGGCCTGATGGCGATGGAAAAGCCGCACATTCTGATCCTGGACGAGCCGACCTCCCACCTTGATATCGACAGCCGCGAAGCGCTGATCTACGCGCTGAACGACTATAATGGCGCGGTCATCCTCATCACCCACGATGTCTATCTGGCCGAAGGCACGGCAGACCAGCTATGGCTGGTGAAGAATGGCCGCGCGACGCGCTATGACGGCGATCTCAATGATTATCGCAAGCTGGTCCTGCAGGCCGACCGGGCCAACGCGGCGTAA
- a CDS encoding NAD(P)/FAD-dependent oxidoreductase encodes MTLTAHADTHFDALVIGAGAAGLFYGARAGEAGLRVLVIDHAAKPAEKVRISGGGRCNFTNIHTRPENFISANPHFAKSALARFTPQDFLDRLARHDIGWHEKTLGQLFCDGRSGAIIDMLLEELRETGGELRLGTSINSVTRTDTGFRISTSGGVIEAARLVIASGGLSIPKMGATGFAYDIARQFGHSVIEPRAALVPFVFEGRDKEDFASISGVACPVRASNDRAAFDEAMLFTHRGLSGPAILQISSYWQPGEPVVIDLLAGLNAVSALTAFKAEHPKRSLASAMETLLPNRLVALLSERGDIPDMPRMADMSHAAIEALVDSLSRWTVRPAGTEGWRTAEVTAGGINTDELSSKTMESRIVPGLYFIGECVDVTGWLGGYNFQWAWASAHAAAQG; translated from the coding sequence ATGACACTCACCGCGCACGCAGACACACACTTTGACGCGCTGGTCATCGGGGCCGGGGCGGCGGGGCTATTTTATGGCGCGCGCGCAGGCGAGGCCGGTTTGCGCGTGCTGGTGATCGATCATGCCGCCAAGCCCGCCGAGAAGGTGCGCATCTCCGGCGGCGGGCGCTGCAATTTCACCAACATCCATACCCGTCCTGAGAACTTCATCAGCGCCAATCCGCATTTTGCCAAATCGGCGCTGGCGCGCTTCACGCCGCAGGATTTTCTGGACCGGCTGGCCCGTCACGATATTGGCTGGCACGAGAAGACGCTGGGCCAGCTCTTCTGCGATGGCCGCTCAGGCGCAATTATCGACATGCTGCTGGAAGAGCTGCGCGAGACGGGCGGAGAACTCCGTCTTGGTACATCGATCAACAGCGTTACCCGCACCGATACCGGCTTCCGGATCAGCACGTCGGGCGGCGTCATTGAGGCAGCGCGGCTGGTCATTGCCAGTGGCGGGCTTTCCATTCCCAAAATGGGCGCGACGGGCTTTGCCTATGATATAGCGCGCCAGTTCGGCCATAGCGTGATCGAACCGCGCGCCGCGCTGGTGCCGTTCGTGTTTGAGGGGCGCGACAAGGAGGATTTTGCCTCCATTTCAGGCGTGGCCTGTCCGGTGCGGGCATCGAATGACCGGGCCGCGTTTGACGAAGCCATGCTGTTCACGCACCGCGGCCTCTCCGGCCCGGCGATTCTGCAGATTTCCTCCTACTGGCAGCCAGGTGAGCCGGTGGTGATTGATCTGCTAGCAGGGCTGAACGCCGTCTCTGCGCTGACCGCCTTCAAGGCGGAGCATCCCAAGAGATCACTCGCCAGCGCGATGGAAACCCTGCTTCCCAACCGGCTGGTGGCGCTGCTCAGCGAGCGCGGCGATATTCCGGACATGCCGCGCATGGCCGACATGTCCCACGCGGCGATAGAGGCGCTGGTGGACAGCCTGTCGCGCTGGACGGTCCGGCCCGCAGGCACCGAGGGCTGGCGCACGGCCGAAGTGACCGCTGGCGGCATCAATACCGATGAGCTGTCATCGAAAACGATGGAGAGCCGGATTGTGCCGGGGCTCTATTTCATCGGCGAATGCGTCGATGTCACCGGCTGGCTTGGCGGGTATAATTTCCAGTGGGCGTGGGCGAGCGCCCATGCCGCCGCGCAAGGCTGA
- the maiA gene encoding maleylacetoacetate isomerase, with product MILHGYFRSSAAWRIRIVLGLKGIEARQVSHHLRKGEQRSESYLKLNPQGLVPALETDDGAVLTQSLAIIEYLDAVKPQPLMVPADPVRAAQVRAFALAIACEIHPLQNLSILKKVSALAGDDNAGPKWAGEVIAGGLAALEVMAAREPGPFCFGDAPTLADVCLVPQLGNARRFGVDVYAYPRLLAAEAACLALDAFANAAPDRQPDAE from the coding sequence TTTCGCTCCTCTGCCGCCTGGCGCATTCGCATCGTGCTCGGCCTAAAGGGTATTGAGGCAAGGCAGGTCTCCCACCATCTGCGCAAGGGCGAGCAGCGTTCTGAAAGCTATCTGAAGCTCAACCCGCAAGGGCTGGTACCGGCGCTTGAGACCGATGACGGAGCGGTTCTGACTCAGTCGCTGGCCATCATCGAGTATCTGGATGCGGTGAAGCCGCAGCCGCTTATGGTGCCGGCCGATCCGGTGAGGGCAGCGCAGGTGCGCGCCTTTGCGCTGGCGATAGCGTGCGAGATTCACCCGCTGCAGAATTTGAGCATCCTGAAAAAGGTCTCGGCGCTGGCGGGGGATGACAATGCCGGTCCGAAATGGGCGGGCGAGGTGATTGCCGGCGGGCTGGCGGCGCTGGAGGTCATGGCCGCACGCGAGCCGGGGCCGTTCTGCTTTGGCGATGCGCCGACACTGGCCGATGTCTGCCTGGTGCCGCAGCTCGGCAATGCCCGCCGCTTTGGCGTGGATGTTTATGCCTATCCGCGCCTTCTGGCCGCCGAAGCGGCGTGTCTGGCGCTCGATGCGTTTGCCAATGCCGCCCCGGACCGGCAGCCCGACGCCGAGTAG